A window of the Tunturibacter empetritectus genome harbors these coding sequences:
- a CDS encoding rhodanese-like domain-containing protein translates to MSVPEIQAEELKQRLDQGENVFLLDVRDEYEYEISNIGGHLIPLAQLSKRLSELNMGEEIVAVCKMGPRGVKAVEYLQQHGFSRVSNLRGGIHAWSDKVDHKVRKY, encoded by the coding sequence GTGAGCGTTCCGGAGATTCAAGCTGAAGAGCTGAAGCAGCGCCTCGACCAGGGCGAAAATGTGTTCCTACTAGATGTGCGTGATGAGTACGAATATGAGATATCCAATATTGGAGGACACCTCATTCCTCTGGCCCAGCTTTCGAAGCGTTTGAGCGAGCTAAATATGGGCGAGGAGATCGTGGCTGTTTGCAAGATGGGGCCGCGCGGTGTAAAGGCTGTCGAATACCTTCAGCAGCATGGATTTAGCAGAGTTTCAAACCTGCGCGGAGGAATCCACGCCTGGTCCGACAAGGTGGATCACAAAGTCCGAAAGTATTAG